Below is a genomic region from Fusobacterium nucleatum.
TATTGCAAACTTTCTTTCAACTGGAACTACTGCAACAGCTTTTGTATTACTAGCATTAGTAACACTACCTTTGCTATTTATACCTGTATCTGTATATGAAACTGTGATAACAGGTGCTATAATTTTTTGACTTTTTCCCCATTCATTTCCAATATTAGTTATTGTTTGATTGTATAATCTCCCTCTATCATCTATTAAATTCTTTATTAGTTCTAAAGGGATTAGTAATACTAATACAAAAATAAATAAAAATACTATCTTTTTCATAACAGGTGAAACTGTTCTTCTTGCATAAGGTGGTATTTGTGGTTGTAAATTATTGTCCATATTTCTCCTTTCAAATTTTTTTTATTTACAATAATTTTTATTTTTTTTTAAGTATAGCATAATTTTGAAAAAAATGATATGATAAGTTAACAAAAATTTTATGGAGGAGACATTATGAAAAAAATTTTATTAGCAATTATGTTTTGCTTTTTAAGTATTTTTACTTTTGCAAATGACTGGGAGTTTGGCTCAGAAGGTGAACATATAATACCTTTAAAAGGTTCTAACATGAGCATAAAGAAGGAAAAAATTACCTTAAAATTAACACCAGATGGAATGCTAGTTAATGTTAAATTCACTTTTGACAATCCTACCGCTGAAAATAAAATAGTAGGTTTTGTTACCCCTGAAAGTGGTAGTGGTGGTGAAGGAGAAGGAAAAGGAAATAGAAAACCTGAACCTTTAAAAATTAAAAATTTTAAGACTACTGTTAATGGTAAAGAAGTTAAATCTAATGTTGAATTATTATCTAAATTGCTTTCAAAAGGTGTTTTAGATAATAATGTTATAAAAGAATATACAGAAAAAGAAAAAAACTTCTATAACTATGTTTATTACTTTAATGCAGACTTTAAACAAGGAGAAAATGTTGTAGAACATAACTATTTCTATACTGGTTCTTATGGAGTATATGAAAGAGATTTTGAATATGTTGTAACTACTATCTCTAAATGGAAAAATAAAACTGTTGAAGATTTTGAAATTGAAGTTCAACCTGGAAATTATTTTGTTAAATTACCTTACTCTTTCTGGAAAAATAACAATAAAATAAACTGGGAAATTGTTGGTAAAGGTAAAATGGTTACAATAGCTCCAACTAAAAAACCTAATGATGAAAATGCAAATGGAATTGAAAAATTTGGAGCTATTTATTTAAAACTTGATAGTGGTTCTGTAAGATATAAAACTAAAAATTTCTCTCCTACTGATGACTTCTATATGGTTCGTATAGACAATATTTTAGGATTTGACTATGAGTTTCCAGAAGGAAAAGTTCAAGGATACAAGTTTAAAGATGATCATTTTGGGTTTGTAGCTACTGTAAGATATTATGAATATCCAAACATTATTGATTCTCTAAAAAAATTAGATGACAAAGATTTAGATATAGTTCGTAACTATCCTTATGCCTTAGCTGGATATGATTTTGCTAAAAAAGATTTAAAAGATTATTTCTCACAATTTATTTGGTATAAATCAGTCGGAAAAAATGTAAAAATTGATTCTAGTTTTAATAATCTAATAAAAGCTGCTGATGAAATAAAAGCAAAAAGAAAGAAATAAAATTATTTAGTGGAGAGACTGTCATAGCCTCTCCACCTTTTTAATTTATTTTTAATTTATTTTTAAATATTCTATCAGCTCTTAAATAATGTTTCTTCACTGAATCTAAGGTCATTTCTAAATTATTTTCTTCAATAGACTTAATAATATTTTCATGATCTTCTAAACAAGCTTTTCTAATTTCTAAGGAAAATGCTCCTTTATGATAGGCCTTAACCAAAATTTCATTGATTAAATTATATTTTTTAAATAAATCTTTTAATAATTTATTATTTGAATAATCAAAAAAAGTTTTATGAAAATGGTAGTCGTATTCATAATATAAATCAGCTGATACATTATTTTGTTGTAATTTTATATATTTTTTTAAGTTATCAAGAATCACTTTTCTATTTTCTATATTTTCTAGTGAATATTCAATAACTCCTAATGTAATAGTCATAATTAATTGATTAACTTCACAAGCAAAATTAGGGTCAAAATCTATTAACTTAGCTCCTGATCTCGTTATTTCCTCTATTATTCCATCTTCCTTTAAACGAAGGATTGCATCTCTTATTGGAGTGGAACTTACTTCAAACCTTTCTTGCAGATTTTTATTAACCAAAACTTCACCAAAATTTATTTTAGAATTTATAATATCATTTTTTAAAATCTTATATATTTGTTCACTTAACAAATCTTTTACCACTTTCATTTTCTTTATCCCCCAATTTTAAATTATATAGCAAATATAACACATTTAATAAAAAACTTCAAACATAATAAAAAATCTAGCTCATGAAAGGTATCCTAAATATATCTATATAAATTCTTTTATATGTAATATTTTTAACTTAATTTTACTAATTTAAAACGATTTTAAAATAATTTGACAAATAAATCAAAAAGAGTTATACTTGATTTAAGAAAAATACATAATGCATTATGTATTAAACATTTATTTTAGGAGGAACTAATTATGAGATATGAAGATTATCCAGCAGAGCCATTTAGAATTAAAAGTGTAGAAACTGTTAAAATGATTGATAAGGCAGCAAGAGAAGAAGTAATTAAAAAAGCAGGATATAATACTTTCTTAATTAACTCTGAAGATGTTTACATTGATTTATTAACTGACAGTGGAACTAATGCTATGAGTGATAAACAATGGGGAGGACTTATGCAAGGTGATGAAGCCTATGCAGGAAGTAGAAATTTCTTCCATTTAGAAGAAACTGTTCAAGAAATATTTGGGTTTAAACATATAGTTCCTACTCACCAAGGAAGAGGAGCAGAAAATATTTTATCTCAAATAGCTATAAAACCTGGACAATATGTTCCTGGAAATATGTATTTTACAACTACTAGATATCACCAAGAAAGAAATGGAGGAATTTTTAGAGATATTATAAGAGATGAAGCTCACGATGCCACTCTTAATGTTCCTTTCAAAGGGGATATAGACTTAAATAAATTACAAAAACTAATAGATGAAGTTGGAGCAGAAAACATTGCTTATGTTTGTTTAGCTGTAACTGTAAACCTTGCTGGTGGACAACCAGTTTCTATGAAAAATATGAAAGCAGTTAGAGAATTAACTAAAAAACATGGAATCAAAGTTTTCTATGATGCAACTAGATGTGTTGAAAATGCTTACTTCATTAAAGAACAAGAAGAAGGATATCAAGATAAAACTATAAAAGAAATAGTACATGAAATGTTTAGCTATGCTGATGGATGTACTATGAGTGGTAAAAAAGATTGTCTTGTTAATATTGGTGGATTCTTATGTATGAATGATGAAGATTTATTCTTAAAAGCAAAAGAAATGGTTGTTGTTTATGAAGGTATGCCTTCTTATGGAGGACTTGCTGGTAGAGATATGGAAGCTATGGCAATAGGATTAAGAGAATCTCTACAATATGAATACATAAGACATAGAATTTTACAAGTTAGATACTTAGGAGAAAAATTAAAAGAAGCAGGAGTACCTATACTTGAACCAGTTGGAGGACATGCTGTATTCTTAGATGCTAGAAGATTCTGTCCTCATATTCCACAAGAAGAATTCCCAGCTCAAGCTCTTGCAGCAGCTATCTATGTTGAATGTGGTGTAAGAACTATGGAAAGAGGAATAATTTCTGCTGGTAGAGATGTAAAAACTGGTGAAAACCATAAACCTAAACTAGAAACTGTTAGAGTTACTATTCCAAGAAGAGTTTATACTTATAAACATATGGACGTAGTAGCAGAAGGTATAATCAAGTTATACAAACATAAAGAAGATATAAAACCATTAGAATTTGTATATGAACCAAAACAATTAAGATTCTTTACAGCTAGATTTGGAATAAAAAAATAATTTCACAGTAATGAACTCTTTAATTTTATATGCAATTTGTTATTTTTAAAAGGAGAGGGCTAGCCTCTCCTTTTTTTAGAAATATATTATTAAAAAATAAACTTTAATATTAAAATTCTAGGAGGCTTATATGGACAATTCGGAAAGGAAATTTCAGTCAAAAATAGGTTTCATTTTAACTTGTGTTGGATCTGCTGTTGGAATGGCTAATATTTGGGCTTTTCCATACAGAGTTGGAAAATATGGGGGAGCAGTATTTTTATTAATATATTTTATGTTTATTGCATTATTTTCTTATGTTGGATTATCAGCTGAATATTTAATTGGAAGAAGAGCTGAAACAGGAACATTAGGTTCTTACGAATATGCTTGGAAGGATATAGGAAAAGGTAAATTAGGTTATGGCTTAGCTTATATTCCACTTTTAGGTTCTATGAGTATAGCTATTGGATATGCAATAATTGCTGCTTGGGTATTAAGGACTTTTGGAGCTGCTGTTACTGGAAAAATTTTAGAAGTTGATACAGCTCAATTTTTTGGTGAAGCTGTCACTGGAAATTTCGTAATAATGCCTTGGCATATAGCAGTAATTGTTTTAACTCTACTTACACTTTTTGCAGGAGCAAAGAGTATAGAAAAAACTAATAAAATAATGATGCCTGCATTCTTTATATTATTTTTCATATTAGCAGTGAGAGTTGCATTTTTACCAGGAGCTATTGAAGGATATAAATACTTATTTGTACCTGATTGGTCTTATTTATCTAATGTGGAAACTTGGATTAATGCAATGGGACAAGCTTTCTTCTCTCTTTCTATAACTGGTAGTGGAATGATAGTCTGTGGTGCTTATTTAGATAAAAAAGAAGATATAATCAATGGTGCATTGCAAACAGGAGTATTTGATACAATAGCTGCGATGATAGCTGCTTTTGTTGTAATTCCTGCATCTTTTGCATTTGGATATCCTGCAAGTGCTGGACCATCTTTAATGTTTATGACTATACCAGAAGTATTTAAACAAATGCCATTTGGACAATTATTAGCAATATTATTCTTTGTGTCAGTTGTATTTGCTGCTGTAAGCTCATTACAAAATATGTTTGAAGTTGTTGGTGAATCTATACAAACAAGATTTAAAATGACAAGAAAATCAGTTATTGTATTACTTGGAATAATTGCTCTTGTTATTGGTATATTTATTGAACCTGAAAATAAAGTTGGACCTTGGATGGATGTTGTTACTATATATATAATTCCATTTGGAGCAGTACTTGGAGCAATTTCTTGGTATTGGATATTAAAAAAAGAATCTTATATGGAAGAACTTAATCAAGGAAGTAAAGTTACTCGTTCAGAAATGTACCACAATGTTGGTAAGTATATATATGTACCATTAGTTTTAGTGGTATTTGTACTTGGAGTTATCTATCATGGTATTGGATAAAAAATAATGGTTGTATAATAAATGGTGTTGATAGAAGAAATTTCTATCAATGCCATTTTTTAATAAAAAAAAGCCAATTGCAGATTTTAAAAAAATCTTTTGCAATTGGCTCTCTTTTTCTGTAAAATTTATTTGCACCAAAACTTACAGAAAGGAGTAATATCTCATGATTAAAGAAATACTATCCCTAGTTAATTTATCACATATTCTTAATTTTATCAACCCTTTTTTAACTCAACAACATTTTGAATATATTAAAGCTTCTATCAACAAATTTCTGATTTGTCGCGATATTAAAGCTGGCTTCATTAAATATACTTGTACTGAGTGTGGTCATTACCATACTATTCCTATTACTTGTAAATCTAGACTTTGTCCTTCTTGTGGTTTTAAATACTCTGCTACTTGGACTCAAAAAATGATTAATGATATTCTTAATATTCCTCACAGGCATATTCTTTTTACGATTCCTGAAGAATTAAGAGCTTTCTTCTCTTATGATAGAACTTTACTCTCTAAACTTGCTAAGGCTGTTAATGAAGTTATGAAATATCAATTTCATAATATGCACAAAAAAATCGCACGGAAATTTAAAGTTCCTAAATCTTCTCCTAATTATTTTACTAATTCTGATATTGTTCATTATGGACTTATTACTGTTATTCATACTTTTGGCAGAGATTTAAAATGGAATCCACATATACATGCTCTTGTTTCTCTTGGCGGTTTTACCAAAAATTTCACTTTTAAAAAGTTAGACTACTTTCATGTTCCCTCTATTGCTGGGCAATGAAAGTATCTTGTGCTTAATATTGTTCAAAATGGTAATTATCCTAATCTTAAAATTAAAAATCTTGCTCAAAAAGCTGTTTCTAAATTATACAAAGAAGATAAAAGATTATTCTTTAATGTAGGCTCTGGTGATGTTAATTCACCTAAAGGAATTGTAAAATATTTAGGTAGATATCTCGCTCGTGCTCCTATTGCTGAATACAAAATTACTTATTATGATAATGAAAAAGTTACTTTTTTCTTTAATGATTTAGCTGATGACAAAAAGAAAAAATATGTAACTATGGATATAGATAAATTTGTTCAACAAATTCTCATCCATTTACCTCCAAAAAATTTTAAAATGATTAATAGATTTGGATTTTATGGGCGCAATATTACAGCAAAATTGAGAAATATAGTTAAGAAATACAAAAAAAGTTTTTCTAAATCTGTATATTCTTTTTATGTAAAACAATCTATTGATACATTTGGTGTACATCCATTTATGTGTCCTTATTGTAAAATTATGATGGATATACAAGAAATATATGTAAGCTCAGGTTGGTATGGACGGACCATACATAAGATTTATTTCTAATAATTCTCTAATGAGTATTTTTCATTAGAGCTTTTTGTGATACAAATTTTTAATTATTTTGAAGATTTTTCTCAAAAAAAATACTATTTTTTATTTAGTATATATATACTATTTGTATTATTTATACCTCTTTAAATTTATACTTTCCTAATAAATAAAAAAAGCCAATTGCAGATTTTAAAAAAATCTTTTGCAATTGGCTCTCTTTTTCTGTAAAATTTATTTGCACCAAAACTTACAGAAAGGAGTAATATCTCATGATTAAAGAAATACTATCCCTAGTTAATTTATCACATATTCTTAATTTTATCAACCCTTTTTTAACTCAACAACATTTTGAATATATTAAAGCTTCTATCAACAAATTTCTGATTTGTCGCGATATTAAAGCTGGCTTCATTAAATATACTTGTACTGAGTGTGGTCATTACCATACTATTCCTATTACTTGTAAATCTAGACTTTGTCCTTCTTGTGGTTTTAAATACTCTGCTACTTGGACTCAAAAAATGATTAATGATATTCTTAATATTCCTCACAGGCATATTCTTTTTACGATTCCTGAAGAATTAAGAGCTTTCTTCTCTTATGATAGAACTTTACTCTCTAAACTTGCTAAGGCTGTTAATGAAGTTATGAAATATCAATTTCATAATATGCACAAAAAAATCGCACGGAAATTTAAAGTTCCTAAATCTTCTCCTAATTATTTTACTAATTCTGATATTGTTCATTATGGACTTATTACTGTTATTCATACTTTTGGCAGAGATTTAAAATGGAATCCACATATACATGCTCTTGTTTCTCTTGGCGGTTTTACCAAAAATTTCACTTTTAAAAAGTTAGACTACTTTCATGTTCCCTCTATTGCTGGGCAATGAAAGTATCTTGTGCTTAATATTGTTCAAAATGGTAATTATCCTAATCTTAAAATTAAAAATCTTGCTCAAAAGGCTGTTTCTAAATTATACAAAGAAGATAAAAGATTATTCTTTAATGTAGGCTCTGGTGATGTTAATTCACCTAAAGGAATTGTAAAATATTTAGGTAGATATCTCGCTCGTGCTCCTATTGCTGAATACAAAATTACTTATTATGATAATGAAAAAGTTACTTTTTTCTTTAATGATTTAGCTGATGACAAAAAGAAAAAATATGTAACTATGGATATAGATAAATTTGTTCAACAAATTCTCATCCATTTACCTCCAAAAAATTTTAAAATGATTAATAGATTTGGATTTTATGGGCGCAATATTACAGCAAAATTGAGAAATATAGTTAAGAAATACAAAAAAAGTTTTTCTAAATCTGTATATTCTTTTTATGTAAAACAATCTATTGATACATTTGGTGTACATCCATTTATGTGTCCTTATTGTAAAATTATGATGGATATACAAGAAATATATGTAAGCTCAGGTTGGTATGGACGGACCATACATAAGATTTATTTCTAATAATTCTCTAATGAGTATTTTTCATTAGAGCTTTTTGTGATACAAATTTTTTAGTTATTTTAGATTTTTTTGAAAAAAAATATAATTCTTTATATTTAGTCCATACATGCTACTTAGGTTTTTCACATCTTTTTAAATTTATACTTTCCTAACAAATAAAAAAAGTTGAGACAATAAAATTTTCCTGTTAAAATTAAATCGCGCAAAATAATCATAAAGGAAGTGATTTCATTGTCTCTATCTAATTTTATCAAAACTATCTTAAATATTCAAGATAATAATATTTCTTTTCCAGAAGAAGAATATTACCAAGTTACTCAAAAAGGTAATTATCTAATTAAAGTTTTTAAAGGTTTTCTTAAGTCTGATTACTGTACTTGTCCATACTGTAATTCCAAAAATATTGTTAAAAATGGTTCAAGGCATCGTAAAATTAAATATATTCCTTTTCAAAATTACAATATTGAGCTTGAACTTACTATACAAAGATATATTTGTAAAGATTGTAAAAAAACTTTTTCACCTTCTACTAATATTGTAAGTGATAACTCCAGTATATCTAATAATCTTAAATATACTGTTGCGCTTGAACTTCAAAAAAATATTTCTCTTACATCTATTGCTCAGAAATACAACATTTCTATTTCTTCTGTACAAAGAATAATGAATAGTTGCTATTCTGATTTTAAAGTTAATAAAGAACATTTACCAGAAGCTATTTGTATTGATGAATTTAAGTCTGTTAAAAATATTGATGGTGCTATGTCTTTTGTTTTTGCTGACTATCAGAGTAAGAGTATTATTGATATCGTAGAAGATAGAAGACTTCATTCTCTTACAGAATACTTCTCAAGGTTTTCGCTTGAAGCTAGGAATAACGTAAAATATATCTGTATGGATATGTATACTCCATATATTAGTTTAGTTAATTCTATTTTTCCTAATGCAAAAATAGTGTTAGATAAATTTCATATTGTTAATCTTGTTAATAGAGCATTTAATCAAACTAGAATATCTATTATGAATTCTATTCAAGATGATTCATTAAAAAGAAAGCTAAAGCTGTTTTGGAAATCATTGTTAAAATATTATCCTGATCTTTGTCAAGTAAACTATTACTGTCAAAGTTTTAAGCGCAAACTTAGTAGCAAAGATAAAGTAGATTATCTATTAGAAAAATGTCCTGAATTAGAGGTTAATTTTAATATATATCAAGATATTATTCAAACAATTAAACTTAATAATTTTAACAGATTTGAAAATACAGTAAAAAAATATTTAACTACTAAAGAGAAGATTTCTAAGAAAATGGTAATAGCACTAAAAACTCTTAAGAAACATATGAACTACATTGAGAATATGTTTGAATCAAATATTACTAAT
It encodes:
- a CDS encoding GntR family transcriptional regulator, coding for MKVVKDLLSEQIYKILKNDIINSKINFGEVLVNKNLQERFEVSSTPIRDAILRLKEDGIIEEITRSGAKLIDFDPNFACEVNQLIMTITLGVIEYSLENIENRKVILDNLKKYIKLQQNNVSADLYYEYDYHFHKTFFDYSNNKLLKDLFKKYNLINEILVKAYHKGAFSLEIRKACLEDHENIIKSIEENNLEMTLDSVKKHYLRADRIFKNKLKIN
- a CDS encoding YARHG domain-containing protein, which codes for MKKILLAIMFCFLSIFTFANDWEFGSEGEHIIPLKGSNMSIKKEKITLKLTPDGMLVNVKFTFDNPTAENKIVGFVTPESGSGGEGEGKGNRKPEPLKIKNFKTTVNGKEVKSNVELLSKLLSKGVLDNNVIKEYTEKEKNFYNYVYYFNADFKQGENVVEHNYFYTGSYGVYERDFEYVVTTISKWKNKTVEDFEIEVQPGNYFVKLPYSFWKNNNKINWEIVGKGKMVTIAPTKKPNDENANGIEKFGAIYLKLDSGSVRYKTKNFSPTDDFYMVRIDNILGFDYEFPEGKVQGYKFKDDHFGFVATVRYYEYPNIIDSLKKLDDKDLDIVRNYPYALAGYDFAKKDLKDYFSQFIWYKSVGKNVKIDSSFNNLIKAADEIKAKRKK
- a CDS encoding tyrosine phenol-lyase; amino-acid sequence: MRYEDYPAEPFRIKSVETVKMIDKAAREEVIKKAGYNTFLINSEDVYIDLLTDSGTNAMSDKQWGGLMQGDEAYAGSRNFFHLEETVQEIFGFKHIVPTHQGRGAENILSQIAIKPGQYVPGNMYFTTTRYHQERNGGIFRDIIRDEAHDATLNVPFKGDIDLNKLQKLIDEVGAENIAYVCLAVTVNLAGGQPVSMKNMKAVRELTKKHGIKVFYDATRCVENAYFIKEQEEGYQDKTIKEIVHEMFSYADGCTMSGKKDCLVNIGGFLCMNDEDLFLKAKEMVVVYEGMPSYGGLAGRDMEAMAIGLRESLQYEYIRHRILQVRYLGEKLKEAGVPILEPVGGHAVFLDARRFCPHIPQEEFPAQALAAAIYVECGVRTMERGIISAGRDVKTGENHKPKLETVRVTIPRRVYTYKHMDVVAEGIIKLYKHKEDIKPLEFVYEPKQLRFFTARFGIKK
- a CDS encoding sodium-dependent transporter encodes the protein MDNSERKFQSKIGFILTCVGSAVGMANIWAFPYRVGKYGGAVFLLIYFMFIALFSYVGLSAEYLIGRRAETGTLGSYEYAWKDIGKGKLGYGLAYIPLLGSMSIAIGYAIIAAWVLRTFGAAVTGKILEVDTAQFFGEAVTGNFVIMPWHIAVIVLTLLTLFAGAKSIEKTNKIMMPAFFILFFILAVRVAFLPGAIEGYKYLFVPDWSYLSNVETWINAMGQAFFSLSITGSGMIVCGAYLDKKEDIINGALQTGVFDTIAAMIAAFVVIPASFAFGYPASAGPSLMFMTIPEVFKQMPFGQLLAILFFVSVVFAAVSSLQNMFEVVGESIQTRFKMTRKSVIVLLGIIALVIGIFIEPENKVGPWMDVVTIYIIPFGAVLGAISWYWILKKESYMEELNQGSKVTRSEMYHNVGKYIYVPLVLVVFVLGVIYHGIG
- a CDS encoding ISL3 family transposase produces the protein MISLSLSNFIKTILNIQDNNISFPEEEYYQVTQKGNYLIKVFKGFLKSDYCTCPYCNSKNIVKNGSRHRKIKYIPFQNYNIELELTIQRYICKDCKKTFSPSTNIVSDNSSISNNLKYTVALELQKNISLTSIAQKYNISISSVQRIMNSCYSDFKVNKEHLPEAICIDEFKSVKNIDGAMSFVFADYQSKSIIDIVEDRRLHSLTEYFSRFSLEARNNVKYICMDMYTPYISLVNSIFPNAKIVLDKFHIVNLVNRAFNQTRISIMNSIQDDSLKRKLKLFWKSLLKYYPDLCQVNYYCQSFKRKLSSKDKVDYLLEKCPELEVNFNIYQDIIQTIKLNNFNRFENTVKKYLTTKEKISKKMVIALKTLKKHMNYIENMFESNITNGVIEGLNNKIKSVKRTAFGYSNFSNFKKRILIQAGIISISA